In Rhodobacter sp. 24-YEA-8, the following are encoded in one genomic region:
- a CDS encoding LysR substrate-binding domain-containing protein, protein MARIPSTQALRALESFARHGTVWQAADELNLTRSAVSHQLRLLERDLGFRLTSRIGTRVELTPQGQAYATDIRRALSMIAGSATRNAARGVTGTLSVSCPPGFASSWLCGKIGGFVADFPDVTLSVQTPRRLDEVANPDVDIFITFGEGNQPGMDVELLKEVDFTPLCSPAWLNRFESMADTGALLGATLLHLGDYEDWESWFRLAGMPVEAAQNGIRFADMNLVYAAALGAQGIAMGDEFICQDAIRAGHLVRPFDLSVRSVRSYFMVVPPEKAGNPTVGAFRDWLLGELIGD, encoded by the coding sequence ATGGCCCGTATCCCCTCGACCCAGGCGTTGCGCGCGCTGGAGAGCTTTGCCCGCCATGGCACGGTCTGGCAGGCGGCGGATGAGCTGAACCTGACCCGCAGTGCGGTCAGCCATCAGCTGCGGCTGCTGGAGCGCGATCTCGGCTTTCGCCTGACCAGCCGCATCGGCACAAGGGTCGAACTGACGCCGCAGGGCCAGGCCTATGCCACAGATATCCGCCGCGCGCTGTCGATGATTGCGGGATCGGCCACGCGCAATGCGGCGCGGGGCGTGACCGGAACGCTGTCGGTCAGCTGTCCGCCGGGCTTTGCCTCCAGCTGGCTTTGCGGCAAGATCGGCGGGTTTGTTGCGGATTTTCCGGATGTTACGCTTTCGGTGCAGACGCCGCGCCGGCTGGATGAAGTTGCGAACCCCGATGTCGATATTTTCATCACCTTTGGCGAAGGCAACCAGCCCGGGATGGATGTCGAGCTGTTGAAGGAGGTGGATTTCACGCCGCTTTGCAGCCCGGCCTGGCTGAACCGCTTTGAATCGATGGCGGATACCGGCGCGCTTCTGGGCGCCACTTTGCTGCATCTGGGCGATTACGAGGATTGGGAAAGCTGGTTCCGCCTTGCCGGTATGCCGGTCGAAGCGGCGCAGAATGGCATCCGTTTTGCCGATATGAACCTGGTTTACGCGGCAGCGCTTGGCGCCCAGGGCATCGCGATGGGCGATGAGTTCATCTGCCAGGATGCGATCCGCGCCGGCCATCTGGTCAGGCCCTTTGACCTTTCGGTACGTTCGGTCCGATCCTATTTCATGGTCGTACCACCGGAAAAGGCGGGCAACCCGACGGTCGGGGCCTTTCGGGACTGGCTTCTGGGCGAGCTGATCGGAGATTGA
- a CDS encoding ABC transporter permease, translated as MLRSRLFLLAPLLIFLALAYLIPFLGVMRWSVTLPEPGLDQYKTALTDPLVLSVIWRTVRICALVTVLAVAMAYIITLLWVRGGPVMRLFVELCILIPFWISVLTRAFGWLALLSNRGIINTWGQDLGLLAEPLTLVRNEFGVVLGMVHFLIPFAVFPLASAMRAVDERVLLAARGMGASRARVFWQVFVPMTRTGIFGALLLVFVFALGFFVTPALLGGGRSVLVAELIWLRIFQSPDWGLGAAISVIMMVSIGILLMLTMKYAKGPGR; from the coding sequence ATGCTCCGATCCCGCCTGTTTCTGCTGGCTCCGCTGCTGATTTTCCTGGCGCTGGCTTATCTGATCCCGTTCCTCGGCGTCATGCGCTGGAGCGTGACCCTCCCCGAGCCCGGGCTTGACCAGTACAAGACCGCGCTGACCGATCCGCTGGTTCTGAGCGTGATCTGGCGCACGGTCAGGATCTGCGCGCTGGTCACGGTGCTGGCGGTCGCAATGGCCTATATCATCACGCTGCTCTGGGTGCGGGGCGGGCCGGTGATGCGGCTTTTCGTCGAGCTCTGCATCCTGATCCCTTTCTGGATTTCCGTTCTGACACGGGCCTTTGGCTGGCTGGCGCTGCTCTCAAACCGGGGCATCATCAACACCTGGGGCCAGGATCTCGGGCTGCTGGCAGAGCCGCTGACGCTGGTCCGCAATGAATTCGGCGTCGTGCTGGGGATGGTGCATTTCCTCATCCCCTTCGCGGTCTTCCCGTTGGCCTCTGCCATGCGCGCGGTGGATGAACGTGTGCTTCTGGCTGCGCGCGGCATGGGGGCATCGCGGGCGCGCGTCTTCTGGCAGGTCTTTGTGCCCATGACCAGGACCGGCATATTCGGTGCGCTTTTGCTGGTCTTCGTCTTCGCGCTTGGCTTCTTTGTCACGCCTGCGCTGCTTGGCGGCGGTCGCTCGGTGCTGGTCGCGGAACTCATCTGGCTGAGGATCTTCCAAAGCCCGGACTGGGGCCTTGGCGCCGCGATCTCGGTGATCATGATGGTCTCCATCGGCATTTTGCTGATGCTGACGATGAAATATGCGAAAGGGCCGGGCCGATGA
- a CDS encoding ABC transporter ATP-binding protein → MTQAAEIGASGIGKMFGRFTALKDISMTVGRGEFVTLLGPSGSGKTTFLMILSGFEAPTSGQLTLDGREMTETPPEARGFGMVFQGYALFPHMTVEENIAFPLKVQGRSAADISRRVKDMVEMVGLGGHGHKRPAGLSGGQQQRVALARALAYSPPVLLLDEPFSALDKNLRGQMQDEMRRIHQETGTTFVFVTHDQEEALALSSRIAIFEKGQLQQIAPPREVYERPSNRFVAEFLGDINILPVTASQIEGRAIHLPDGTGDNLAIRPENMGLSLTEPTCGNALPVELRDLTYLGAETRLALATKGGVPVTLHMPTAKLPEGLAPGAAVWTSWEASRGFML, encoded by the coding sequence GTGACGCAGGCAGCAGAAATCGGAGCATCAGGGATCGGCAAGATGTTCGGGCGCTTCACCGCGCTGAAGGACATTTCCATGACCGTCGGGCGCGGCGAGTTTGTGACGCTTCTCGGGCCTTCGGGATCGGGGAAAACCACGTTCCTGATGATCCTTTCAGGTTTCGAGGCCCCCACCTCGGGGCAGCTGACACTGGACGGGCGCGAGATGACCGAAACGCCGCCCGAGGCGCGCGGTTTTGGCATGGTGTTTCAGGGCTATGCGCTGTTCCCGCATATGACGGTCGAGGAAAACATCGCCTTTCCGCTGAAGGTGCAGGGGCGTTCAGCGGCGGATATTTCCAGACGTGTCAAAGACATGGTCGAGATGGTCGGCCTTGGCGGGCATGGCCATAAACGGCCTGCGGGCCTGTCGGGAGGGCAGCAGCAGCGGGTCGCTCTGGCCCGCGCGCTGGCCTATTCACCGCCGGTTCTGCTGCTGGACGAGCCGTTTTCAGCGTTGGATAAGAACCTGCGCGGGCAGATGCAGGATGAGATGCGCCGGATCCACCAGGAAACCGGCACCACCTTTGTTTTCGTGACCCATGACCAGGAAGAAGCCCTGGCTCTTTCCTCCAGGATTGCGATTTTCGAGAAGGGTCAGTTGCAGCAGATCGCGCCGCCGCGCGAGGTCTATGAACGGCCCTCGAATCGGTTCGTTGCGGAATTCCTGGGCGATATCAATATTCTGCCGGTGACAGCCTCGCAGATCGAAGGCCGCGCCATTCACCTGCCGGATGGGACGGGCGACAACCTGGCGATCAGGCCGGAGAATATGGGCCTCTCGCTGACCGAGCCCACCTGCGGCAATGCGCTGCCGGTCGAATTGCGCGACCTGACCTATCTTGGCGCCGAAACCCGCCTTGCGCTGGCGACCAAAGGCGGCGTGCCGGTTACCCTCCATATGCCGACTGCGAAACTCCCGGAGGGTCTTGCCCCGGGTGCTGCGGTCTGGACCAGCTGGGAGGCGAGCCGCGGTTTCATGCTTTAA
- a CDS encoding response regulator transcription factor, whose protein sequence is MSRIALVDDDRNILTSVSMTLEAEGFEVETYTDGQSALDAFNRRMPDMAVLDIKMPRMDGMDLLQRLRQKTAMPVIFLTSKDDEIDEVLGLRMGADDYVKKPFSQRLLVERIRALLRRQDAGVATDAPVSEENKVIERGELRMDPLRHAVSWKGRDVSLTVTEFLLLQALAQRPGFVKSRDQLMDVAYDDQVYVDDRTIDSHIKRLRKKMRTVDEEFSAIETLYGIGYRYNEE, encoded by the coding sequence ATGTCGCGCATCGCCCTGGTGGACGACGACAGGAACATTCTGACGTCCGTCTCGATGACCCTCGAAGCCGAGGGGTTCGAAGTCGAAACCTATACTGACGGCCAGTCGGCCCTGGATGCCTTTAATCGCCGCATGCCCGACATGGCGGTTCTTGATATTAAAATGCCCCGCATGGACGGGATGGACCTTTTGCAGCGGCTTCGTCAGAAGACCGCGATGCCGGTGATCTTCCTCACCTCGAAAGATGACGAGATCGACGAAGTGCTCGGTCTGCGCATGGGCGCGGATGACTATGTCAAAAAGCCCTTCTCGCAGCGGTTGCTGGTCGAACGGATCCGCGCGCTGTTGCGGCGTCAGGATGCCGGCGTGGCGACGGATGCACCGGTTTCCGAAGAGAATAAGGTGATCGAGCGCGGCGAGCTCAGGATGGATCCGCTGCGTCATGCGGTGTCATGGAAAGGCCGCGATGTCTCGCTGACGGTCACGGAATTCCTGCTGTTGCAGGCCCTGGCGCAGCGCCCGGGTTTTGTGAAGTCGCGTGACCAGCTGATGGATGTGGCTTACGATGATCAGGTCTATGTCGATGACCGGACCATCGACAGCCATATCAAACGGCTGCGCAAGAAGATGCGGACCGTCGATGAGGAATTCTCGGCCATCGAAACGCTTTACGGCATTGGTTATCGCTACAACGAAGAATGA
- a CDS encoding 5-guanidino-2-oxopentanoate decarboxylase, with the protein MTANISTGVYLTHLLRSYGVEVVFGIPGVHTVELYRGLAGSGVRHVTPRHEQGAGFMADGYARASGKPGVCFIITGPGMTNIVTAMGQAYGDSIPMLVISTVNAHGRMGSGEGWLHELPNQQALVSGVAAFSRTVNRPEELAGALAQAFAVFYGARPRPVHIELPINVMLADAGHLPLPKPMMLSLPAPAPAALREAIQALEGAERPVILAGGGAQRAEVGRLAELFDAPLVMTTNARGLLPPDHALAVPVSASVASTRALIAGADVVLAIGTELGLTDYDMYEDGGFALPGTLIRVDLDPVHMARGITPSLAITSDAAEFVAAVLADPPPAAKKDGAARAAGAREGRAALSDAYLRDLALLNIVRDTLPGVRMVGDSTQLTYAGNMAYEAASPGTWFNSATGYGTLGYGLPAAIGAKLADDRPVVGISGDGGLQFSLSELASATEAEVPVILLVHDNSGYGEIKSYMVAKNIPTLGVDIYTPDLAAIAAASGWHVERVSELETLPGFLREGAARKGPTMLIFGDDLRAQVSL; encoded by the coding sequence GTGACTGCGAATATCTCAACCGGGGTTTATCTGACCCACCTTCTGCGCAGCTATGGCGTCGAGGTGGTGTTCGGCATCCCCGGCGTTCACACGGTAGAGCTGTATCGCGGCCTCGCCGGTTCCGGCGTGCGCCATGTGACACCGCGCCATGAGCAGGGCGCGGGTTTTATGGCCGATGGATATGCGCGTGCCAGCGGCAAGCCCGGTGTTTGTTTCATCATCACCGGCCCCGGCATGACCAATATCGTGACCGCAATGGGCCAGGCCTATGGCGATTCGATCCCGATGCTGGTGATTTCGACCGTCAACGCGCATGGGCGGATGGGCTCTGGCGAGGGCTGGCTGCATGAGCTGCCCAATCAGCAGGCGCTGGTTTCGGGCGTGGCTGCGTTCTCGCGCACGGTGAACCGGCCCGAGGAACTGGCGGGCGCACTGGCCCAGGCCTTTGCGGTATTCTACGGCGCGCGGCCGCGCCCGGTGCATATCGAACTGCCGATCAATGTGATGCTCGCGGATGCCGGCCATCTGCCTTTGCCAAAGCCAATGATGCTGTCGCTGCCCGCACCCGCGCCCGCAGCCCTGCGCGAGGCGATCCAGGCCCTGGAAGGCGCAGAACGCCCGGTGATCCTCGCCGGTGGCGGTGCACAGCGGGCCGAAGTCGGACGGCTGGCCGAGCTGTTCGACGCGCCGCTGGTGATGACGACCAATGCGAGGGGGCTGCTGCCGCCGGATCATGCGCTGGCGGTGCCTGTTTCGGCATCGGTCGCCAGCACGCGCGCGCTGATCGCGGGCGCCGATGTCGTCCTGGCTATCGGGACCGAACTGGGTCTGACCGATTACGACATGTATGAGGATGGCGGTTTCGCACTGCCGGGCACCCTGATCCGCGTCGATCTCGACCCGGTGCATATGGCACGGGGGATCACCCCTTCGCTCGCGATCACTTCGGATGCGGCGGAATTTGTGGCGGCGGTGCTGGCCGACCCGCCCCCGGCCGCAAAGAAGGATGGTGCGGCGCGGGCGGCAGGGGCGCGCGAGGGGCGTGCCGCTCTCTCGGATGCCTATCTGCGCGACCTGGCGCTGCTCAATATCGTGCGTGATACGCTGCCAGGCGTGCGGATGGTGGGCGATTCGACCCAGCTGACCTATGCCGGGAATATGGCATATGAAGCGGCCTCGCCCGGTACCTGGTTCAATTCGGCTACGGGCTACGGCACTTTGGGCTATGGTCTGCCTGCAGCGATCGGTGCGAAGCTTGCGGATGACCGCCCTGTGGTGGGGATCTCGGGCGATGGCGGGCTGCAATTCTCGCTCTCGGAACTGGCATCTGCCACCGAGGCAGAAGTGCCGGTGATCCTGCTCGTTCATGACAACAGCGGTTATGGCGAGATCAAATCCTATATGGTGGCGAAGAACATCCCGACGCTTGGGGTCGATATCTATACGCCCGATCTTGCAGCGATCGCTGCGGCCTCGGGCTGGCATGTCGAACGCGTCTCGGAACTTGAGACCCTGCCGGGCTTTCTGCGCGAGGGGGCTGCACGCAAAGGGCCGACAATGCTGATCTTCGGTGATGATCTGCGCGCCCAGGTATCGCTCTAA
- a CDS encoding phosphoenolpyruvate carboxykinase produces MNGRVNPKRTLDHQGISGAGTVHYNYREPGLVEAAVARGEGHIGKGGAFLCTTGKFTGRSPKDKFVVRSASTENTIWWENNAAMTEGAWALLKADMLDHLKGREVFVQDLYAGADAAHRVDVRVISGLAWHNLFIRHLLRRPEAAELDVFEPEWTIINLPSFKADPERHGCRTDTVIALNFDEKTVLIANTEYGGENKKSVFTILNYLLPEKGVMPMHCSANHAIGNPDDTAVFFGLSGTGKTTLSADPSRILIGDDEHGWSDTGTFNFEGGCYAKTINLSAEAEPEIYGTTHRFATVVENMVWDPETFELDFEDNSLTDNMRCAYPLDYISNASPTGLGGMPKNVVMLTCDAFGVLPPISRLTPAQAMYHFLSGFTSKTPGTERGVTEPTPTFSTCFGAPFMPRRPEVYGKLLQEKIAKHGASCWLVNTGWTGGKHGTGRRMPIRATRALLTAALDGSLARVQFRKDPNFGFEVPVDVPGVDPVLLNPRETWADKAAYDAQAQVLVGMFSKNFGQYVEHIDADVRAAAIG; encoded by the coding sequence ATGAACGGACGCGTGAACCCGAAACGCACTCTGGACCACCAGGGGATCAGCGGCGCTGGCACTGTTCATTACAACTATCGCGAACCTGGACTTGTCGAAGCTGCGGTTGCCCGCGGCGAGGGCCATATCGGCAAAGGCGGCGCTTTTCTCTGCACGACGGGGAAATTTACCGGCCGTTCGCCGAAGGACAAATTCGTGGTGCGCTCGGCTTCGACCGAAAACACCATCTGGTGGGAAAACAACGCAGCGATGACCGAGGGTGCCTGGGCTTTGCTCAAGGCCGATATGCTCGATCACCTGAAGGGGCGCGAGGTTTTCGTCCAGGATCTCTATGCCGGCGCCGATGCCGCGCACCGTGTCGATGTGCGGGTGATCAGCGGGCTTGCCTGGCATAATCTGTTCATCCGCCACCTTCTGCGGCGCCCTGAGGCGGCTGAACTTGACGTTTTCGAACCTGAATGGACGATCATCAACCTGCCGTCCTTCAAGGCTGACCCCGAACGTCACGGCTGCCGCACTGATACCGTCATCGCGCTGAACTTTGACGAAAAGACCGTGCTCATCGCCAATACCGAATATGGTGGCGAGAACAAGAAATCGGTCTTCACCATCCTGAACTACCTGCTGCCCGAAAAGGGCGTGATGCCGATGCATTGCTCGGCCAATCATGCGATCGGCAACCCCGATGACACGGCCGTCTTCTTTGGTCTTTCCGGCACCGGCAAGACCACGCTTTCGGCTGACCCCTCGCGCATCCTGATCGGCGATGATGAACATGGCTGGTCGGATACGGGCACTTTCAACTTTGAGGGCGGCTGCTACGCCAAGACGATCAATCTCTCGGCCGAGGCCGAACCGGAGATCTATGGCACCACCCATCGTTTCGCGACCGTGGTCGAAAACATGGTCTGGGATCCCGAGACCTTTGAGCTTGATTTCGAAGACAATTCGCTCACCGACAATATGCGCTGCGCCTATCCGCTGGATTATATTTCCAACGCCTCACCCACCGGTCTGGGTGGGATGCCGAAGAATGTGGTGATGCTGACCTGTGACGCTTTCGGAGTGCTGCCGCCGATCTCGCGGCTGACGCCGGCCCAGGCGATGTATCACTTCCTCTCGGGCTTCACCTCGAAAACCCCGGGGACCGAGCGCGGCGTGACCGAGCCGACGCCGACCTTCTCGACCTGTTTCGGCGCCCCCTTCATGCCGCGCCGGCCCGAAGTTTATGGCAAGCTCTTGCAAGAGAAGATCGCAAAGCACGGCGCTTCCTGCTGGCTGGTGAACACCGGCTGGACCGGCGGCAAGCACGGCACCGGACGTCGGATGCCGATCAGGGCGACCCGCGCGCTGCTGACGGCGGCGCTGGATGGCTCGCTTGCCCGGGTGCAGTTCCGCAAAGATCCGAATTTCGGCTTTGAAGTTCCGGTCGATGTGCCCGGCGTGGATCCGGTGCTTCTGAACCCGCGCGAGACCTGGGCGGATAAGGCAGCCTATGACGCACAGGCCCAGGTTCTGGTCGGCATGTTCTCGAAAAACTTCGGACAATATGTCGAACATATCGACGCAGATGTCCGCGCCGCCGCGATTGGCTGA
- a CDS encoding ABC transporter permease, whose translation MITLKPGLLATILAAMVAVFLLMPLIAVVPVSFTPGRNLSMAGDEWSLRHYRALIENPAWGQGVWLSIRIGLVASLFSTALATAFALGIWMLQPRFAGLYMGIAMLPMVAPPVVSALTLYFFLTSLSQWNGVVGYDTFFGVALAHSVMVAPFAVVLITVALSQVDRRIDLAARSMGAGLMTRVFRIIMPNIRFGLIAAFFLSFVLSWEEIGVTLFITSVNAVTLPRLMWMGLRDNIDPAIAAISVVLIAIVVAVVLIKTVVQLRQGQQR comes from the coding sequence ATGATCACGCTCAAGCCGGGTCTCCTTGCGACGATCCTTGCGGCTATGGTCGCGGTGTTTCTGCTGATGCCGCTGATTGCGGTGGTGCCGGTCAGCTTCACGCCCGGGCGCAACCTGTCGATGGCCGGGGATGAATGGTCATTGCGCCATTACCGGGCGCTGATCGAGAACCCGGCCTGGGGGCAGGGGGTCTGGCTTTCGATTCGCATCGGGCTGGTCGCGAGCCTGTTTTCCACCGCTCTCGCCACCGCTTTCGCGCTTGGCATCTGGATGCTGCAGCCGCGATTTGCCGGGCTTTACATGGGGATCGCGATGCTGCCGATGGTGGCGCCGCCGGTCGTCTCGGCGCTGACGCTTTACTTCTTCCTGACCTCGCTCAGCCAGTGGAACGGGGTCGTCGGCTATGACACGTTCTTTGGCGTGGCGCTGGCGCATTCGGTCATGGTCGCGCCCTTCGCCGTCGTGCTGATCACGGTCGCACTGAGCCAGGTGGACCGCCGCATCGACCTTGCCGCGCGCTCGATGGGGGCAGGGCTGATGACGCGGGTGTTCCGCATCATCATGCCGAATATCCGCTTTGGCCTGATTGCCGCATTTTTCCTGAGCTTTGTGCTGTCCTGGGAGGAAATCGGCGTGACATTGTTCATTACCTCGGTCAATGCGGTGACATTGCCGCGCCTGATGTGGATGGGCTTGCGGGATAATATTGACCCGGCAATTGCCGCGATTTCGGTGGTGCTGATTGCGATTGTGGTCGCGGTCGTATTGATCAAAACCGTCGTGCAATTGCGGCAGGGCCAGCAAAGATAG
- a CDS encoding sensor histidine kinase, translating to MTASPRLGPDNHNSRTGTGRRGGQVLLGEDWVSPESIPDEQRGARPLGGLVALNRSPLARKIVIFNLMALIILVAGVLFLNPFRDSLVLSREAGLVREARLISGVFEASQTGPATAPGQANPEGQAIPAALYDYSAALRRVDLAPGVVAFIFDAEGAILATRTGPESDLVARRPTVITDFLNSVWDGVSVVLSLGRTQLEGEDSATLARRLLPNAMAGQTASSTGLGPDGGKVFSVATPVAVGGEVRSVLVLSSAAGEIDRLVRYEREQVLQVFIVALLVSVGLSLVLASTIANPLSDLAAAAEIGRGGDGGKVSPGRVRIPDLAARPDEIGRLSVAMRGMVAALYDRIDANEQFAADVAHEIKNPLASLRSAVGSLRFVKKEEHREKLLDVIEHDVRRLDRLVSDISNASRLDSELVKEEEEEFDLVHTLTNLTQYLGEQAAEAEVDFLTDLPAGKIMIRGLEARLAQVFVNLITNAISFCEASDAVRVWARQRENRVLIVVEDTGPGIPEQALTKVFKRFYSDRPETHFGNNSGLGLSISKQIVEAHGGVIWAENIRHPNADPNSEPLGARFVVGLPV from the coding sequence ATGACAGCCTCGCCGCGCCTTGGGCCTGACAATCACAACTCCCGTACCGGAACTGGCCGGCGCGGGGGGCAAGTTCTGCTGGGCGAAGACTGGGTCTCGCCAGAGAGCATTCCCGATGAACAGCGCGGCGCCCGCCCATTGGGCGGGCTTGTCGCGCTGAACCGCAGCCCGCTGGCGCGTAAGATCGTCATATTCAACCTGATGGCGCTGATCATCCTTGTGGCGGGGGTGCTGTTCCTCAATCCGTTCCGCGACAGCCTGGTCCTGAGCCGCGAGGCGGGACTTGTTCGCGAGGCGCGGCTGATTTCCGGCGTGTTCGAGGCCAGCCAGACTGGCCCGGCCACCGCGCCGGGTCAGGCCAACCCGGAGGGGCAGGCCATCCCGGCGGCGCTTTATGACTATTCCGCCGCGCTGCGTCGTGTCGATCTGGCGCCGGGCGTGGTGGCCTTCATCTTCGACGCCGAGGGCGCGATTCTTGCGACCCGCACCGGCCCCGAAAGCGATCTGGTGGCCCGTCGTCCGACGGTGATCACCGATTTTCTGAACTCGGTCTGGGACGGGGTTTCTGTGGTGCTGTCACTGGGCCGCACCCAGCTGGAAGGCGAGGACAGCGCGACGCTGGCGCGCCGGCTTTTGCCGAATGCGATGGCGGGGCAGACCGCCTCTTCGACCGGCCTGGGCCCGGATGGCGGCAAGGTGTTTTCGGTCGCGACCCCGGTGGCGGTCGGGGGCGAGGTACGTTCGGTCCTTGTGCTGTCTTCGGCGGCGGGCGAGATCGACCGGCTGGTACGCTATGAGCGGGAGCAGGTCCTCCAGGTCTTCATCGTGGCGCTGCTGGTCTCGGTCGGGCTTTCGCTGGTGCTGGCCTCGACCATCGCCAATCCGCTTTCGGATCTGGCGGCGGCGGCCGAGATCGGGCGCGGCGGAGACGGCGGTAAGGTTTCGCCGGGGCGGGTGCGGATCCCGGATCTCGCAGCGCGTCCCGATGAGATCGGGCGCCTCTCGGTCGCGATGCGCGGCATGGTGGCGGCGCTTTATGATCGTATTGATGCCAATGAACAATTTGCCGCCGATGTGGCGCATGAGATCAAGAACCCGCTCGCCTCGCTGCGCTCGGCGGTCGGCTCACTGCGCTTTGTGAAAAAGGAAGAGCATCGCGAGAAACTTCTCGATGTGATCGAACATGATGTGCGGCGCCTCGACCGTCTGGTCTCGGATATTTCGAACGCCTCGCGGCTCGATTCCGAATTGGTGAAGGAGGAGGAGGAGGAATTCGACCTCGTCCATACCCTGACCAATCTGACGCAATATCTGGGCGAACAGGCGGCGGAGGCGGAGGTCGATTTCCTGACTGACCTGCCTGCGGGCAAGATCATGATCCGTGGCCTTGAGGCGCGGCTGGCCCAGGTTTTCGTCAATCTGATCACCAATGCGATCTCCTTTTGCGAGGCCAGCGACGCCGTGCGGGTCTGGGCGCGTCAGCGCGAGAACCGCGTGCTGATCGTGGTGGAAGATACCGGTCCGGGTATTCCGGAACAGGCGCTGACCAAAGTGTTCAAGCGCTTTTATTCCGACCGGCCCGAGACGCATTTCGGCAATAATTCCGGCCTTGGCCTGTCGATCTCGAAACAGATCGTCGAGGCGCATGGCGGGGTGATCTGGGCCGAGAACATCCGCCACCCGAATGCCGACCCCAATTCCGAGCCGCTGGGCGCGCGTTTCGTGGTCGGTCTGCCGGTCTGA
- a CDS encoding ABC transporter substrate-binding protein, producing MNGPFQRDQLEILAMKARKGQISRRNFNTGLALLLGTSAVGLGSRADAQTKELVLVNWGGDAGTAYDAAYGKPFLEETGITVRQDGSGPTEGAIQAQVESGKPTWDLVDVDPFSAEALGKKGMMEPIDYTVVDKSKFREGFGWDYAASTYFFSYVIAYDAKKFGDNPPTGIADFFDVEKFPGKRALYKWGVGVWEAALLADGVAPADLYPLDIERAHKKLAAFRDNVVAFWGGGAESQSLLLDGEASMAIVWSTRARLIEQDSGGDVKFIWKDGFVSPGALGVVKGNPGGAETAMQFLASVQDPKKQLIMFEMLGQGPANPAADALLPAEDARYNPVAADNYAQQMPIDMAWYETNYGPALDEYLKIISA from the coding sequence ATGAACGGACCTTTCCAGCGTGATCAGTTGGAAATCCTCGCGATGAAAGCCCGCAAGGGTCAGATTTCGCGGCGGAATTTCAACACGGGTCTTGCGCTTTTGCTGGGAACATCTGCGGTCGGGCTGGGAAGCCGCGCCGATGCGCAGACCAAAGAACTGGTACTGGTGAATTGGGGCGGCGATGCCGGTACCGCCTATGATGCGGCCTATGGCAAGCCCTTCCTTGAGGAGACGGGCATCACCGTGCGCCAGGACGGATCGGGCCCGACCGAGGGCGCGATCCAGGCCCAGGTGGAAAGCGGCAAACCGACCTGGGACCTCGTGGATGTCGATCCGTTCTCGGCCGAAGCACTTGGCAAAAAGGGTATGATGGAGCCCATCGACTACACAGTGGTCGACAAGTCGAAATTCCGCGAGGGTTTTGGCTGGGACTATGCCGCCTCGACCTATTTCTTCTCTTACGTCATTGCCTATGATGCGAAGAAATTCGGGGACAACCCGCCGACCGGCATCGCAGATTTCTTCGATGTGGAAAAATTTCCCGGCAAACGCGCGCTTTATAAATGGGGCGTTGGTGTCTGGGAGGCGGCTTTGCTGGCCGATGGTGTGGCACCGGCAGATCTTTATCCGCTGGATATCGAGCGCGCGCATAAGAAGCTTGCGGCCTTCCGGGACAATGTCGTGGCCTTCTGGGGTGGCGGGGCGGAAAGCCAGTCGCTGCTGCTGGATGGCGAGGCCTCGATGGCCATTGTCTGGTCGACCCGCGCGCGCCTGATCGAACAGGATTCGGGCGGCGACGTGAAATTCATCTGGAAGGATGGCTTCGTCTCGCCCGGCGCGCTTGGCGTGGTGAAGGGCAATCCCGGCGGTGCCGAAACCGCGATGCAGTTCCTCGCCTCGGTGCAGGATCCCAAGAAACAGCTGATCATGTTCGAGATGCTGGGTCAGGGGCCGGCGAACCCGGCCGCAGATGCGCTGCTGCCGGCCGAAGATGCCAGATACAACCCGGTGGCCGCTGATAACTATGCCCAGCAAATGCCGATCGATATGGCCTGGTATGAGACCAATTACGGCCCGGCGCTGGATGAATATCTGAAGATCATCTCGGCCTGA
- a CDS encoding HPr kinase/phosphorylase, whose protein sequence is MTETQILHASSVAIGGRGVLILGPSGAGKSALALKLMAYGAALVADDRTALTVSGIGVEISCPAQAISGLIEARGVGILRVTPSGPVPLALVVDLGQAETERLPPRRHTSILGYELPLVLRAQNDHLAEGLLALMTGGRQE, encoded by the coding sequence GTGACGGAAACGCAGATCCTGCATGCCAGTTCGGTTGCCATCGGGGGGCGGGGGGTGCTGATCCTCGGCCCTTCGGGGGCGGGGAAATCGGCGCTGGCGCTGAAACTCATGGCTTATGGCGCGGCGCTGGTCGCGGATGACCGGACCGCGCTGACCGTGTCGGGCATTGGGGTAGAGATCTCCTGCCCCGCGCAGGCGATAAGCGGGCTGATCGAGGCGCGGGGGGTCGGCATCCTGCGGGTCACGCCCTCGGGCCCGGTGCCGCTTGCTCTGGTGGTCGATCTGGGGCAGGCCGAGACCGAGCGACTGCCACCCCGGCGCCACACATCTATACTTGGATATGAACTGCCGCTTGTGCTGCGGGCGCAAAATGACCATCTTGCCGAAGGATTGCTTGCCCTGATGACGGGCGGGCGACAGGAGTGA